A genomic stretch from Acidimicrobiales bacterium includes:
- a CDS encoding DUF899 domain-containing protein translates to MTLPRIATPEEWLTARKDLLVQEKELTRRRDELNTRRRSLPMVEITKQYVFEGAGGPAHLADLFEGRRQLIVYHFMFDPAWDDGCPSCSAGTDELSAGFLEHLHTRDTTYAMVSRAPLAKLERWKATKGWDLPWYSSFGTDFNYDFGVTIDESVRPAAYNFRTRAEYEAMGSAFFDAEQPFEMPGRSCFLRVDGRVFHTYSQYARGLESTGGSYYFLDLTAMGRQEDWEEPKGRSDDVRSARPDFAS, encoded by the coding sequence ATGACCCTTCCCCGAATCGCCACGCCGGAAGAGTGGCTCACCGCCCGAAAGGACCTGCTGGTCCAGGAGAAGGAGCTCACCAGACGGCGCGACGAGCTGAACACGCGACGGCGCAGCCTTCCCATGGTGGAGATCACCAAGCAGTACGTCTTCGAGGGCGCCGGAGGACCGGCGCACCTGGCCGACCTGTTCGAGGGTCGCCGACAGTTGATCGTCTACCACTTCATGTTCGATCCGGCGTGGGACGACGGCTGCCCCAGCTGCTCTGCCGGAACCGACGAGCTGTCCGCCGGCTTCCTGGAACACCTCCACACCCGCGACACCACCTACGCAATGGTGTCGCGGGCGCCTCTGGCCAAGCTCGAGAGATGGAAGGCGACGAAGGGGTGGGACCTTCCGTGGTATTCCTCCTTCGGCACCGACTTCAACTACGACTTCGGCGTCACCATCGACGAATCCGTCCGACCGGCCGCCTACAACTTCCGCACCCGAGCCGAGTACGAGGCGATGGGCTCGGCGTTCTTCGACGCCGAGCAACCCTTCGAGATGCCCGGTCGCAGCTGCTTTCTCCGGGTGGACGGCCGGGTGTTCCACACGTACTCGCAGTACGCACGGGGGCTGGAGTCGACGGGCGGGTCGTACTACTTCCTCGACCTCACGGCGATGGGGCGCCAGGAGGACTGGGAGGAGCCGAAGGGCCGCAGCGACGACGTCCGCTCCGCCAGACCCGATTTCGCCTCCTGA
- the ftsH gene encoding ATP-dependent zinc metalloprotease FtsH codes for MSRQPGDLRPGRPERPLAPGGPGQEPTFRWAMIALFALVVAVLVLPPLLGSASRTELGYGEFLRRAEEGKVAKAAVNNDTGRITGDLSDGTRFTVDGPRPLPDADSATLRSKIPKLTFDNSQPNFFTSLLPLLLPVALLIGFFVWMNKRAQGQMSGIMSIGRSKAKVYTTERPRTTFSDVAGYEGVKQEIREVVDFLRSKERFKEIGARIPKGVLLVGPPGTGKTLLARAVAGEAGVPFLSVTGSDFMEMFVGVGASRVRDLFQTARKQAPAIIFVDEVDSIGRKRGAGLGGGHDEREQTLNQMLSEMDGFETTEGIVMMAATNRPDILDPALLRPGRFDRQIVVPLPDLEERLPILQVHCKDKRIAPDVDLQVVARGTPGMSGADLANLVNEAALHAVRRDSDAVHMEDFEAARDRVIMGQRRESLALSDEEKERVAYHEGGHAVLAYVLPHADPVHKVTILPTGMALGVTQQLPMEERHIYPRAYIEDSLAVRMGGRVAEMLVYGDLSTGANNDLVGNTELARKMVREWGMSDRVGPMAWGSQGMVFLGEDLMHTRDYSDETSRVIDEEVERILREQEERATTELSGHRGGLDAVAAALLENETVDGAEVKRLVDEAAGREVHMYPADETVPIFAEPTPDGRPDPEATPARPPSPRGAAPGTGDAARAPAGRPDDAPQIVEH; via the coding sequence ATGAGCCGCCAACCCGGGGACCTCCGGCCGGGCCGTCCCGAACGACCCCTGGCGCCGGGCGGGCCGGGCCAGGAGCCCACGTTCCGCTGGGCCATGATCGCCCTGTTCGCGCTCGTCGTGGCGGTGCTCGTGCTCCCGCCGCTGCTCGGGAGCGCGTCGCGGACCGAGCTCGGCTACGGCGAGTTCCTTCGCAGGGCGGAGGAGGGCAAGGTCGCCAAGGCCGCCGTCAACAACGACACGGGCCGGATCACGGGCGACCTCAGCGACGGCACCCGCTTCACCGTCGACGGTCCGCGGCCGCTGCCCGACGCCGACTCCGCCACGCTGCGCTCCAAGATCCCGAAGCTCACCTTCGACAACTCGCAGCCCAACTTCTTCACGTCGCTGCTGCCCCTGCTGCTCCCCGTGGCCCTCCTCATCGGGTTCTTCGTCTGGATGAACAAGCGGGCCCAGGGCCAGATGTCGGGCATCATGTCCATCGGGCGCTCGAAGGCCAAGGTGTACACGACCGAGCGGCCTCGCACGACGTTCAGCGACGTGGCCGGCTACGAGGGGGTCAAGCAGGAGATCCGCGAAGTCGTCGACTTCCTCAGGTCGAAGGAGCGCTTCAAGGAGATCGGCGCCCGGATCCCCAAGGGCGTGCTGCTCGTGGGCCCGCCCGGCACCGGCAAGACGCTGCTGGCGCGCGCCGTGGCCGGCGAAGCCGGCGTGCCGTTCCTGTCGGTCACCGGGTCCGACTTCATGGAGATGTTCGTCGGCGTCGGTGCGTCGCGGGTGCGCGACCTGTTCCAGACGGCCCGCAAGCAGGCGCCGGCCATCATCTTCGTCGACGAGGTCGACTCCATCGGTCGCAAGCGCGGGGCAGGTCTCGGTGGCGGCCACGACGAGCGCGAGCAGACGCTCAACCAGATGCTCTCGGAGATGGACGGGTTCGAGACCACCGAGGGCATCGTCATGATGGCGGCCACCAACCGGCCCGACATCCTCGACCCCGCCCTGCTGCGCCCGGGCCGCTTCGACCGCCAGATCGTGGTGCCCCTTCCCGACCTCGAAGAACGCCTTCCCATCCTCCAGGTGCACTGCAAGGACAAGCGCATCGCCCCCGACGTCGACCTCCAGGTCGTGGCCCGCGGCACGCCCGGGATGAGCGGCGCCGACCTGGCTAACCTGGTCAACGAGGCGGCCCTGCACGCCGTCCGGCGGGACTCCGACGCCGTGCACATGGAGGACTTCGAGGCGGCGCGCGACCGGGTCATCATGGGCCAGCGCCGGGAGTCCCTCGCCCTGTCCGACGAGGAGAAGGAGCGGGTCGCCTACCACGAGGGTGGGCACGCCGTGCTGGCGTATGTCCTCCCCCACGCCGACCCGGTCCACAAGGTCACGATCCTGCCCACCGGGATGGCGCTGGGCGTCACCCAGCAGCTCCCCATGGAGGAGCGCCACATCTATCCCCGGGCCTACATCGAGGACAGCCTGGCCGTGCGGATGGGCGGCCGGGTCGCCGAGATGCTGGTGTATGGCGACCTCTCGACAGGGGCGAACAACGACCTGGTCGGCAACACGGAGCTGGCCCGCAAGATGGTCCGCGAGTGGGGGATGAGCGACCGGGTCGGTCCGATGGCATGGGGCTCCCAGGGCATGGTCTTCCTCGGTGAGGACCTGATGCACACGCGCGACTACAGCGACGAGACCTCGCGGGTGATCGACGAGGAGGTGGAACGGATCCTCCGCGAGCAGGAGGAGCGGGCCACGACGGAGCTTTCCGGCCACCGTGGGGGGCTCGACGCAGTGGCCGCCGCCCTCCTCGAGAACGAGACCGTCGACGGCGCCGAGGTCAAGCGCCTGGTCGACGAGGCAGCCGGCCGCGAGGTCCACATGTACCCGGCCGACGAGACCGTTCCCATCTTCGCCGAACCCACGCCCGACGGCCGGCCCGACCCCGAGGCCACGCCGGCGCGCCCGCCGTCGCCGAGGGGCGCCGCCCCCGGCACGGGTGATGCCGCCCGGGCCCCGGCCGGCCGACCCGACGACGCTCCCCAGATCGTCGAGCACTGA
- a CDS encoding DUF1059 domain-containing protein, translating to MVFEQMCPRCGRNFDGEDKDAVADAVAEHARADHHHALDKNVVLAHLERVHPYERDE from the coding sequence ATGGTCTTCGAACAGATGTGCCCCAGGTGCGGGCGGAACTTCGACGGCGAGGACAAGGACGCGGTCGCCGATGCCGTCGCGGAGCACGCCAGAGCCGACCACCACCACGCCCTCGACAAGAACGTCGTCCTCGCCCACCTCGAACGTGTGCATCCCTACGAACGCGACGAATAG
- a CDS encoding sugar transferase, whose protein sequence is MSAGQGSVDPRAFGIALDAPSRDIGTGSFAATEVRTRVVPPLATATSRAQRLTIAAVMADVVGVIVGYALARPVHLATGADPAPFLHARATLAWTVAFWAPIFAAYHLYDRRRLGSPAEEARQVLHAVCVATGSVVVFTFFAGVELERGSVAAIWATCLLTVGIVRLVMRKVAHRLNSRGFTAVRAVVVGVNDEARTLARILQRQRWRGYDVAGFVAVEPAGSASVDGRPVLGSVEDIAAVLDRTDAGTVLIAGSAVSSETRSELDRQLQASNVEVQVSLGLPNLAASRLSVQGIDGLAMLSVQPKRLSRRQVVGKRMFDLVTAVTLVILTAPVTALIALAVRLSGPGPVLFRQVRVGEGGRPFTLFKFRSMVVHTEVHLDELTSRNQADGLLFKMADDPRVTRVGRILRRLSLDELPQLLNVIRGEMSLVGPRPALLQEARRYDEQLRNRLRVKPGLTGLWQVNGRHALPFEDYVRYDLFYVENWSLSLDLYIMAKTIPALFSRQGAY, encoded by the coding sequence ATGAGCGCGGGGCAGGGCTCGGTGGATCCCCGCGCATTCGGCATCGCCCTGGACGCGCCATCGCGCGACATCGGCACGGGATCGTTCGCGGCTACCGAGGTTCGGACACGGGTCGTTCCTCCACTGGCGACAGCCACCTCGCGCGCCCAACGGCTCACCATCGCGGCCGTCATGGCCGACGTGGTCGGCGTCATCGTCGGCTATGCCCTGGCCCGGCCGGTGCACCTGGCCACGGGAGCGGACCCCGCACCGTTCCTGCACGCCAGAGCCACACTTGCCTGGACCGTCGCGTTCTGGGCGCCGATCTTCGCCGCCTATCACCTGTACGACCGACGCCGGCTCGGAAGTCCTGCCGAGGAGGCCCGCCAGGTCCTCCATGCCGTCTGCGTGGCCACGGGCAGCGTCGTCGTCTTCACCTTCTTCGCCGGGGTGGAGCTCGAGCGGGGCAGCGTCGCCGCCATCTGGGCGACCTGCCTGCTCACCGTCGGCATCGTCCGGCTGGTCATGCGCAAGGTCGCCCACCGGCTGAACTCGAGAGGGTTCACCGCCGTGCGAGCCGTGGTCGTCGGCGTCAACGACGAGGCGAGGACGCTGGCCCGCATCCTCCAGCGCCAGCGTTGGCGGGGGTACGACGTGGCCGGTTTCGTCGCCGTCGAGCCGGCGGGATCCGCCTCGGTCGACGGACGGCCGGTCCTGGGTTCGGTGGAGGACATCGCCGCCGTCCTCGACCGCACCGATGCCGGGACGGTGCTCATCGCCGGCAGCGCCGTGTCGTCGGAGACGCGCTCGGAGCTGGATCGCCAGCTCCAGGCCTCGAACGTCGAGGTGCAGGTCTCGCTGGGACTGCCGAACCTGGCCGCCTCGAGGTTGTCGGTTCAGGGAATCGACGGCTTGGCCATGCTGTCCGTCCAGCCCAAGCGCCTGAGCCGTCGCCAGGTCGTCGGGAAGCGGATGTTCGACCTGGTGACTGCCGTGACGCTGGTGATCCTCACCGCTCCGGTCACCGCACTGATCGCTCTGGCCGTGCGCCTCAGTGGGCCCGGGCCGGTGCTGTTCCGCCAGGTCCGGGTGGGCGAAGGTGGTCGTCCGTTCACGTTGTTCAAGTTCCGCTCCATGGTGGTGCACACCGAGGTCCACCTCGACGAACTGACGAGCCGCAACCAGGCGGACGGCCTCCTCTTCAAGATGGCCGACGACCCGCGGGTCACACGCGTCGGTCGCATCCTGCGACGGTTGAGCCTGGACGAACTCCCCCAGCTGCTGAACGTCATCCGCGGTGAGATGAGCCTCGTCGGACCGCGGCCGGCCCTCCTCCAGGAAGCCCGCCGGTACGACGAGCAGCTCCGGAACAGGCTTCGTGTGAAGCCCGGCCTCACCGGCCTGTGGCAGGTCAACGGTCGCCATGCGCTCCCGTTCGAGGACTACGTTCGCTATGACCTCTTCTACGTGGAGAATTGGTCGCTGAGCCTGGACCTCTACATCATGGCCAAGACCATCCCGGCTCTCTTCAGCCGCCAGGGCGCCTACTGA
- the crcB gene encoding fluoride efflux transporter CrcB has product MSATVLAGLAAAGAVGAPARHLLDGVVHDRVPGPIPWGILVVNVTGSLVLGLVSGAALYHALPETPRIVLGTGFCGAFTTFSTFTVETIRLLEDGAVPAGCLNAAVSLVACAAAAAAGLVVAAAL; this is encoded by the coding sequence GTGAGCGCAACGGTCCTGGCCGGGCTGGCCGCGGCGGGAGCCGTCGGCGCCCCGGCGCGCCATCTGCTCGACGGCGTGGTGCACGACCGCGTGCCCGGCCCCATCCCGTGGGGGATCCTCGTGGTGAACGTCACCGGATCGCTCGTGCTCGGGCTCGTGAGCGGCGCCGCCCTGTACCACGCGCTCCCGGAGACGCCGAGGATCGTGCTCGGCACCGGCTTCTGTGGCGCCTTCACCACGTTCTCGACCTTCACCGTCGAGACGATCCGCCTGCTCGAAGACGGCGCCGTACCGGCCGGCTGCCTCAATGCGGCGGTGAGCCTGGTGGCCTGCGCCGCAGCGGCCGCCGCCGGTCTGGTCGTCGCAGCTGCGCTCTGA
- a CDS encoding CrcB family protein produces MQDVGVPAHRRSERIRLDVLGVIAAGGALGAPARYAVARLLPPTPGAFPWATFLTNVSGSFALGCFLIVVIDRFPPSRYLRPFFATGFLGAFTTFSTLAVDTDLLIKDGHAAAGVVYALGSVFAGLAAAWGGVLVARRSSSAHAKGVDEVLLVEGAE; encoded by the coding sequence ATGCAGGACGTGGGGGTACCGGCGCATCGCCGTTCCGAGCGCATCCGGCTCGACGTCCTCGGCGTCATCGCCGCCGGCGGCGCCCTCGGTGCTCCCGCCCGCTACGCCGTCGCCCGGCTCCTCCCCCCGACGCCCGGCGCGTTCCCGTGGGCGACGTTCCTGACGAACGTGTCCGGCAGCTTCGCCCTGGGATGCTTCCTGATCGTGGTGATCGACCGCTTCCCGCCCAGCCGCTACCTCCGGCCGTTCTTCGCCACGGGCTTCCTCGGCGCCTTCACCACGTTCTCCACGCTGGCCGTGGACACCGACCTGCTCATCAAGGACGGCCACGCCGCCGCCGGTGTCGTGTACGCGCTGGGCAGCGTGTTCGCCGGGCTCGCTGCTGCCTGGGGCGGCGTGCTGGTGGCCCGCCGCAGCTCCTCGGCGCACGCCAAGGGCGTCGACGAGGTTCTCCTGGTCGAGGGAGCCGAGTGA